A single region of the Bifidobacterium asteroides DSM 20089 genome encodes:
- a CDS encoding carbohydrate ABC transporter permease, with translation MSTTTGIPPAQGADAVIKDNKKTLSRRNIRIGLSFIAPALIVLSVFVFYPTIKTFFTSLTTDRINRKGIFVGLHNYAELFTNADFWTDFRNTVIYAVVYAPLVVIVALAFALLLNRKDIKGVGFFRTCLFMPYIISLTVASIAWSFLLSPSLGLIPYWGKVLFGIQHMDLLGTKSTALATIIFITVWKNFGYFMVIFLAGLQGINPDLYEAASLDGANAWQRFLHITLPGLMPTFNYVVIFGLIGSFQVFDQVFILTSGGPDRATETIVYRIYTEAFGNGKMGYASALSYVLLIMTLIIGIIQLVWNNKHEKEEIG, from the coding sequence ATGTCCACTACCACTGGGATCCCACCCGCGCAGGGCGCCGACGCGGTCATCAAGGACAACAAGAAAACCCTTTCAAGGCGCAATATCCGAATCGGGCTGAGCTTCATAGCCCCGGCCCTGATCGTCCTGTCGGTCTTCGTTTTTTACCCGACCATCAAGACCTTCTTCACCTCGCTGACTACAGACCGCATCAACCGCAAGGGCATCTTCGTCGGTCTGCACAACTACGCCGAGCTTTTCACCAACGCGGACTTCTGGACCGACTTCCGCAACACGGTCATCTACGCGGTCGTCTATGCGCCGCTGGTGGTCATCGTGGCCCTGGCCTTCGCCCTGTTGCTCAACCGCAAGGACATCAAGGGGGTCGGCTTCTTCCGCACCTGCCTGTTCATGCCCTACATCATTTCGCTGACTGTGGCGTCCATCGCCTGGAGCTTCCTCCTCTCGCCCTCCCTGGGTCTGATACCCTACTGGGGCAAGGTGCTCTTCGGCATCCAGCACATGGATCTGCTGGGAACAAAGTCCACGGCCCTGGCCACCATCATCTTCATCACCGTATGGAAGAACTTCGGCTATTTCATGGTCATCTTCCTGGCCGGTCTGCAGGGGATCAACCCGGATCTGTACGAGGCGGCCTCGTTGGATGGGGCCAACGCCTGGCAGCGTTTCCTGCACATCACACTGCCCGGGTTGATGCCCACCTTCAACTATGTGGTCATCTTCGGACTGATCGGATCCTTCCAGGTCTTCGACCAGGTCTTCATTCTGACCTCCGGAGGCCCCGACCGCGCCACGGAAACCATCGTCTACCGCATCTACACCGAGGCCTTCGGCAACGGCAAGATGGGCTACGCATCGGCCCTGTCCTATGTCCTGCTGATCATGACGCTGATCATCGGCATTATCCAGCTGGTCTGGAACAACAAGCATGAGAAGGAGGAAATCGGATGA